In Pseudomonas nunensis, a single window of DNA contains:
- a CDS encoding LysE family translocator, translating into MAGLWLFFMALAVVYLLPGPDMILLLQTGARQGKGAALATAIGLGIARGCHVALAALGLAALFKAAPWTFDVVRLAGAAYLLWIGIQCLRTTMLPNLNGTGATLEKPRWRESIQRGLLTNLLNPKALLFCSVLLPQFINPQAGPVLAQFAILGVTLVGVGLLFDSAYALVGAALGRWLQRSPSAQRVQQWLFGSLLIGFALRLTFVQQA; encoded by the coding sequence ATGGCAGGTCTCTGGCTGTTTTTCATGGCGCTGGCGGTGGTGTATCTGTTGCCCGGCCCGGACATGATCCTGCTGCTGCAAACCGGCGCCCGTCAGGGCAAAGGCGCGGCGCTGGCCACGGCGATTGGCCTCGGGATCGCAAGGGGTTGTCATGTGGCGTTGGCGGCGTTGGGGCTGGCGGCGTTGTTCAAGGCAGCGCCCTGGACCTTCGACGTGGTGCGTCTGGCCGGGGCCGCGTACTTGTTGTGGATCGGCATTCAGTGCCTGCGCACCACGATGCTGCCGAACCTGAATGGCACCGGCGCAACGCTGGAAAAACCGCGCTGGCGCGAGTCGATCCAGCGCGGTTTGCTGACCAACCTGCTTAACCCCAAGGCATTGCTGTTCTGCTCGGTGTTGCTGCCGCAGTTCATCAATCCTCAGGCCGGCCCGGTACTCGCACAATTCGCCATCCTTGGCGTGACGCTGGTCGGCGTCGGTTTGCTGTTCGACAGCGCCTACGCACTGGTCGGTGCCGCGCTCGGCCGTTGGCTGCAACGCAGTCCATCGGCCCAACGCGTACAGCAATGGCTGTTTGGCAGCCTGTTGATCGGTTTCGCCCTGCGGCTGACCTTCGTTCAACAGGCGTGA
- a CDS encoding Lrp/AsnC family transcriptional regulator, with product MKLDAYDRKILAALQRDGRLSNVQLADEIGLSASPCLRRVRMLEEAGVIRGYQANLDRDEVGLGLTVFVGVKVERHNDEQAEAFRLAVTALPEVISAFLVSGESDFLLQVVVPDLRAYDRFLTGRLLKLPGVSDIRSNFAIHTVKTPGALPLEHLPL from the coding sequence ATGAAACTGGACGCCTACGACCGCAAGATTCTCGCCGCCCTGCAACGGGACGGTCGCCTGAGCAATGTGCAACTGGCTGACGAGATCGGATTGTCGGCGTCGCCGTGTTTGCGCCGGGTGCGGATGCTCGAAGAGGCGGGGGTAATTCGCGGCTACCAGGCCAACCTCGACCGGGACGAAGTGGGGTTGGGGTTGACGGTGTTTGTCGGGGTCAAGGTTGAACGCCATAACGATGAACAAGCCGAGGCATTTCGTCTGGCGGTGACGGCGTTGCCCGAGGTGATTTCGGCGTTCCTGGTGTCCGGGGAGTCGGATTTCCTGTTGCAAGTGGTGGTGCCGGATCTGCGCGCTTATGACCGGTTTCTGACCGGGCGACTGCTGAAATTGCCGGGGGTGAGTGATATCCGCAGCAACTTTGCGATTCACACGGTGAAGACGCCGGGGGCGTTGCCTCTGGAGCATTTGCCGCTTTAG
- the lpdA gene encoding dihydrolipoyl dehydrogenase: MSTYDVVILGGGPGGYNAAIRAGQLGLKAACVEGRSTLGGTCLNVGCMPSKALLHASELYDAAMGAEFANLGIEVKPTLNLAQMMKQKDESVSGLTKGIEFLFRKNKVDWIKGWGHIDGPGKVTVTDSAGSKTELSAKDIIIATGSEPTPLPGVDIDNKRILDSTGALSLAEVPKHLVVIGAGVIGLELGSVWRRLGAQVTVVEFLDRICPGVDGEAGKTLQRSLTKQGISFKLSSKVTSATTSANGVQLSVEPAAGGTAELLEADYVLVAIGRRPYTQGLGLENVGLATDKRGMLANKGHRTEAAGVWVIGDVTSGPMLAHKAEDEAMACVEQIVGKAGEVNYDLIPNVIYTRPELASVGKTEEQLKAEGRAYKVGKFPFTANSRAKINHETEGFAKVLADERTDEILGVHLVGPSVSEMIGEYCVAMEFSASAEDIALTCHPHPTRSEALRQAAMNVEGMATQM, encoded by the coding sequence ATGAGCACTTATGACGTCGTGATTCTGGGCGGAGGCCCGGGTGGGTACAACGCAGCGATCCGCGCCGGCCAACTGGGCCTCAAAGCCGCTTGCGTCGAAGGCCGCTCCACCCTCGGCGGCACCTGCCTGAATGTCGGCTGCATGCCGTCCAAGGCGTTGCTGCACGCCTCCGAACTCTACGACGCGGCCATGGGTGCGGAATTCGCCAACCTGGGGATCGAGGTCAAACCAACGCTTAACCTCGCGCAAATGATGAAGCAGAAGGATGAAAGCGTTTCCGGGCTGACCAAAGGCATCGAGTTTCTGTTTCGCAAAAACAAAGTCGACTGGATCAAGGGCTGGGGCCATATCGACGGGCCGGGCAAGGTCACCGTGACCGACAGCGCGGGCAGCAAGACCGAGCTGAGCGCCAAGGACATCATCATCGCCACCGGCTCCGAGCCCACTCCCCTGCCCGGCGTAGACATCGATAACAAGCGCATCCTCGACTCCACGGGCGCACTATCCCTGGCCGAAGTGCCGAAGCACCTGGTGGTGATCGGCGCCGGAGTGATCGGCCTGGAGCTGGGTTCGGTCTGGCGGCGCCTGGGCGCTCAGGTGACGGTGGTCGAATTTCTCGACCGGATCTGCCCCGGTGTTGACGGCGAGGCCGGCAAAACCTTGCAACGCTCTCTGACCAAGCAAGGCATCAGCTTCAAGTTGAGTTCGAAAGTTACCAGCGCCACCACCTCGGCCAACGGCGTGCAGCTCAGCGTGGAACCCGCCGCCGGTGGCACCGCCGAATTGCTCGAAGCCGATTATGTGCTGGTGGCCATCGGGCGCCGGCCTTACACCCAAGGGCTGGGACTGGAGAACGTCGGCCTCGCCACGGATAAACGCGGCATGCTCGCCAACAAAGGGCACCGCACCGAAGCGGCGGGCGTCTGGGTGATTGGCGATGTTACCTCCGGGCCGATGCTCGCGCACAAGGCTGAAGACGAAGCCATGGCCTGCGTCGAGCAGATCGTCGGCAAGGCCGGCGAGGTCAATTACGACCTGATTCCCAACGTGATCTACACCCGACCGGAGCTGGCCAGCGTCGGCAAGACCGAAGAACAGCTCAAGGCCGAGGGCCGTGCCTACAAAGTCGGCAAATTCCCGTTCACCGCCAACAGCCGGGCGAAGATCAACCACGAGACCGAAGGCTTCGCCAAAGTGCTTGCCGATGAGCGCACCGACGAAATCCTCGGCGTGCATCTGGTCGGTCCGAGTGTCAGTGAAATGATTGGCGAATATTGCGTGGCCATGGAGTTCAGCGCCTCGGCCGAGGACATCGCGCTGACCTGCCATCCGCATCCGACCCGGTCGGAGGCGTTGCGCCAGGCGGCGATGAATGTGGAGGGGATGGCGACGCAGATGTAG
- the hflK gene encoding protease modulator HflK, with amino-acid sequence MQVDLDVDGTQVAGLPRFQQALFHGRRLRQYAIGLSAVAAVGLVLAFFVALFAPQSLWGALLVNQSAGLLVLVAGLQSAWWVTEWRARAMSPIVSVPVIVEEDAVAPVGWYERLLDRISQRWVHLLAQIGASTFWLIGWAVLTLFSIEQIWNLALTPAMLGLSASVGAALSLLLAFGLLVLERQLAQENAAEWPEAGSLAQLTRVAIICLVLSALCLLFGNDTSVWPVRLAVLIGLLPGLVAVELLLRAALSLFSPQRENIEPSLLARSFVADMLRWPPQPLLALQHELHNRFGIDLRQIWAFTYMRRAFFPVLAVVAIVGWSLTGIHEIPLQGRGIYERFGKPVEVFGPGLHAGLPWPLGRVLSVENGVVHELATSVGEASAPVVAEPAEGPAPAIANRLWDASHVNDKSQVIASSRADKQSFQIVNMDVRFVYRIGLSDKDALAATYNSADVPTLIRSTASRILVHDFASRTLDGLLGEDRVGLGEEIGRAVQDDLQKLGSGVEILATVVEAIHPPAGAANAYHAVQAAQIGAQALISRERGAAAEATNQAQLQASIARDQATANAREINATAQASDLRFSAERKAYASAGQAFVLEQYFSQLTQGLANAKLLVLDHRLGGSSNAPTIDLRTFTLPADPASPRNTAQPGATH; translated from the coding sequence ATGCAAGTCGATCTTGATGTCGATGGAACGCAAGTAGCCGGGTTGCCGCGCTTTCAGCAGGCGCTTTTTCACGGGCGGCGATTGCGTCAGTACGCGATTGGCTTGAGTGCCGTGGCAGCGGTGGGGCTGGTGCTGGCGTTTTTTGTCGCGCTGTTTGCGCCGCAGTCGTTGTGGGGCGCGCTGCTGGTCAACCAGAGCGCCGGGTTGCTGGTGCTGGTCGCCGGTCTGCAATCGGCCTGGTGGGTAACCGAATGGCGTGCGCGGGCGATGAGCCCGATTGTGTCGGTGCCGGTTATCGTCGAGGAAGACGCTGTCGCACCGGTGGGTTGGTACGAGCGCTTGCTGGATCGCATTAGTCAGCGCTGGGTGCATCTGCTGGCGCAGATTGGTGCCTCAACATTCTGGCTGATCGGCTGGGCAGTGTTGACGTTGTTCAGCATCGAGCAAATCTGGAATCTGGCTCTGACGCCCGCCATGCTGGGCTTGTCCGCCAGTGTCGGCGCTGCGCTGTCATTGCTGCTGGCCTTCGGTTTGCTGGTGCTGGAACGGCAACTGGCGCAGGAAAATGCTGCCGAATGGCCCGAAGCCGGTTCGTTGGCACAGCTGACCCGTGTCGCGATTATTTGTCTGGTACTGAGTGCGCTGTGTCTGTTGTTCGGCAATGACACCTCGGTCTGGCCCGTGCGTCTGGCGGTGTTGATCGGCTTGCTGCCGGGTCTGGTGGCCGTTGAGCTGCTGTTGCGCGCGGCGCTGTCGCTGTTCAGTCCGCAGCGTGAAAACATTGAACCCTCGCTGCTGGCGCGCAGCTTCGTCGCCGATATGCTGCGCTGGCCGCCACAACCGTTGCTGGCGTTGCAGCACGAATTGCACAACCGCTTCGGCATCGACCTGCGGCAAATCTGGGCCTTCACCTACATGCGCCGGGCATTTTTTCCGGTATTGGCGGTGGTGGCTATTGTCGGTTGGTCGCTGACCGGCATTCACGAAATCCCGTTGCAAGGGCGTGGCATCTACGAACGATTTGGCAAACCGGTGGAGGTCTTCGGCCCTGGTTTGCACGCAGGTTTGCCGTGGCCGTTGGGTCGGGTGTTGAGCGTCGAGAACGGAGTGGTGCACGAGCTGGCCACCAGCGTCGGCGAAGCTTCGGCTCCTGTGGTCGCCGAACCTGCTGAAGGGCCGGCCCCGGCGATTGCCAATCGCTTGTGGGACGCCAGCCATGTGAACGATAAATCCCAAGTTATCGCCAGCAGCCGTGCGGACAAGCAGAGCTTCCAGATCGTCAACATGGACGTGCGTTTTGTCTATCGCATTGGCCTGAGCGACAAAGACGCGCTGGCCGCGACCTACAACAGTGCCGATGTGCCGACGCTGATTCGCAGCACCGCCAGCCGGATTCTGGTGCACGATTTTGCCTCGCGCACCCTCGACGGTTTACTCGGTGAAGACCGGGTAGGGCTGGGCGAAGAAATCGGTCGGGCAGTGCAGGACGACCTGCAAAAACTCGGCAGCGGCGTGGAAATTCTCGCGACCGTGGTTGAGGCGATTCACCCTCCGGCCGGTGCCGCCAATGCTTATCACGCTGTACAAGCCGCGCAGATTGGCGCCCAGGCATTGATCTCCCGCGAGCGCGGCGCGGCAGCAGAGGCGACCAACCAGGCGCAGTTGCAGGCCAGCATCGCCCGCGATCAAGCCACCGCCAATGCCCGTGAAATCAACGCGACGGCGCAAGCTTCGGACTTGCGTTTCAGCGCCGAGCGCAAAGCCTACGCCAGTGCCGGTCAGGCCTTTGTGCTGGAACAGTATTTCAGTCAGCTGACCCAAGGCCTGGCCAACGCCAAGCTATTGGTTCTCGATCATCGCCTGGGCGGCAGCAGCAACGCGCCGACCATCGACCTCCGTACATTTACGCTGCCGGCTGACCCTGCGTCGCCGCGTAACACCGCTCAGCCAGGAGCCACCCATTGA
- the hflC gene encoding protease modulator HflC — MSQSHTHDHDDHTGHDHGHGGHHHGHHHHHHGAPEEAGPFPWRRMGWAALLVAFAIAAASLVQVRSGEATVITRFGNPSRVLLEPGLGWRWPAPFEAAIPVDLRLRTTSSGLQDVGTRDGLRIIVQAYVAWQVQGDPDNVQRFMRAVQNQPDEAARQIRTFVGSALETTASSFDLANLVNTDANQVHIADFEAQLRQQIDQQLLTTYGVRVLQVGIERLTLPSVTLTATVDRMRAERETIATERTAIGKREAAQIRSAAERDARIVQADATVKAADIEAQSRVEAAQIYGRAYAGSPQLYNLLRSLDTLGTIVSPGTKLILRTDAAPFRVLVDGPPSLENKSGSQP, encoded by the coding sequence TTGAGCCAGTCGCATACTCACGATCACGATGACCACACTGGCCACGATCACGGCCACGGCGGGCATCACCACGGGCATCACCATCATCACCACGGTGCTCCCGAAGAGGCCGGTCCATTCCCGTGGCGTCGCATGGGCTGGGCGGCGTTGCTGGTGGCGTTCGCCATCGCTGCCGCGAGCCTGGTGCAAGTGCGCTCGGGGGAGGCGACGGTGATTACCCGTTTCGGCAATCCGTCGCGGGTGTTGCTCGAACCGGGTCTGGGCTGGCGTTGGCCGGCGCCATTCGAAGCGGCGATTCCGGTGGATCTGCGCTTGCGAACGACCTCCAGCGGTTTGCAGGATGTCGGCACGCGGGACGGTTTGCGCATCATCGTTCAGGCTTACGTGGCGTGGCAGGTGCAGGGTGATCCGGACAACGTGCAGCGCTTTATGCGCGCCGTGCAGAACCAGCCGGATGAAGCGGCGCGGCAGATTCGCACGTTCGTTGGCTCGGCCCTCGAAACCACCGCCAGCAGTTTTGATCTGGCCAACCTGGTGAACACCGACGCTAACCAAGTGCACATCGCCGATTTCGAAGCGCAGTTGCGTCAGCAGATCGATCAGCAGTTGCTCACCACGTATGGCGTGCGCGTGCTGCAAGTCGGCATTGAACGACTGACGCTGCCGTCGGTGACGCTCACCGCCACCGTTGATCGCATGCGCGCCGAGCGTGAAACAATTGCCACCGAACGCACGGCGATCGGCAAACGCGAAGCCGCGCAAATCCGCTCTGCCGCCGAGCGTGACGCGCGCATCGTTCAGGCCGATGCCACGGTGAAAGCTGCCGACATTGAGGCGCAATCCCGAGTCGAGGCCGCGCAGATTTACGGCCGCGCCTACGCCGGATCGCCGCAGTTGTATAACTTGCTGCGCTCGCTCGACACCTTGGGCACGATTGTTTCACCGGGCACCAAACTGATTTTGCGCACCGACGCGGCGCCATTCCGCGTGTTGGTTGACGGTCCGCCGAGCCTCGAAAACAAGTCCGGGTCTCAGCCATGA
- the hflK gene encoding protease modulator HflK translates to MKLVPRGTNELSSPWIQAGRLAFLALYAVTVLAALAWAFSNVRQIDPQNRAVVLHFGALDRIQNAGLLLAWPRPFEQVILLPAADRVIERRVENLLRSDVALQADRVATFATPLSDALAGSGYLLTGDAGVVQLDVRVFYKVTEPYAFVLQGEHVLPALDRLVTRSALALTAARDLDTILVARPELIGADNKAAERRERLRGDLVQGINQRLAELTATGQGIGIEVARVDVQSSLPGPAVNAFNAVLTASQQADKAVANARTEAEKLTQTANEQADRTVQVAHAQASERLAKASADTATVLSLAKATDPQMLLRIYRERMPKILGQAGSVTTVDPKDDSRLIIQGAAQ, encoded by the coding sequence ATGAAATTAGTTCCACGTGGAACAAATGAGTTAAGCAGTCCCTGGATTCAGGCTGGGCGCTTGGCTTTTCTGGCGCTTTACGCCGTCACGGTGCTGGCTGCTTTGGCTTGGGCGTTCTCCAACGTGCGGCAGATTGATCCGCAAAACCGTGCTGTGGTTTTGCACTTTGGCGCGCTGGATCGCATCCAGAATGCTGGCCTGTTGTTGGCTTGGCCGCGCCCGTTCGAGCAGGTGATTTTGTTGCCGGCGGCGGATCGGGTGATCGAACGCCGAGTGGAAAATTTGCTGCGCAGCGATGTGGCATTGCAAGCGGATCGAGTGGCGACCTTTGCCACGCCGCTCAGTGATGCGCTCGCCGGCTCCGGTTATTTGCTGACCGGTGATGCCGGTGTGGTGCAACTGGATGTGCGGGTGTTTTACAAAGTCACCGAGCCGTATGCCTTCGTCCTTCAAGGTGAACATGTACTGCCGGCACTGGATCGGTTGGTCACCCGCAGCGCATTGGCGCTCACCGCCGCGCGGGATCTGGACACGATTCTGGTGGCCCGACCTGAGCTGATCGGCGCTGACAACAAAGCCGCCGAACGTCGTGAACGCTTGCGCGGTGATCTGGTGCAAGGCATCAATCAACGCCTGGCCGAACTGACCGCAACGGGGCAGGGGATTGGCATTGAAGTCGCCCGGGTGGATGTGCAATCGAGCCTGCCCGGCCCGGCGGTGAACGCGTTCAACGCGGTTCTGACCGCCAGCCAGCAAGCCGACAAAGCCGTGGCCAATGCGCGCACCGAAGCCGAGAAACTCACCCAGACCGCCAACGAACAAGCCGACCGAACCGTGCAGGTCGCCCACGCTCAAGCCAGCGAACGACTGGCCAAAGCTTCGGCAGATACGGCAACGGTTTTGAGCCTGGCCAAGGCGACCGATCCGCAAATGCTGCTGCGGATTTACCGTGAGCGCATGCCGAAGATTCTCGGGCAGGCTGGTTCGGTGACCACGGTCGATCCGAAAGACGATTCCCGCCTGATCATTCAGGGAGCTGCACAATGA
- a CDS encoding heavy metal translocating P-type ATPase, which translates to MTAQTAAAPSMLSSAEQRSAARQLTLAMLALGLLGLGLIWRWVSPEQTGVSQLLLGFASLLVAVPVMRSAWYSLRYPSLHGITDQLIALAMLGAWATGDLLTAALLPIIMIFGHVLEERSVIGSQEAIHALGKLTRSHARKVQADGTVIEVDNGTLKSGDIVEVRAGDRVPADGRVLSGQASLDTASITGESVPLEAVVGMSVFGGAINLDGLLRIEVTRTGNESTLGKVIALMQSAERSKPPITRLLERYAGSYMVLVLLLAAVTWFITNDAQAMLAVLVAACPCALVLSAPATAIAGVAVAARHGILIRSSAFLEELADLTSLVVDKTGTLTFGTLRLQSIDSPLEDRSHVLKLAASLGSASSHPVSRALASLVTQEHFLRLSDIHERQGLGVVAMTEQGEAALGRPELFAQLGIATSAVPEHDGPIAGLALNGEFLAWLLLADTVKPEARFALNELRELGLGRQLLLTGDRQSVAHTLARDVGISDVEAQALPEDKLNRVLTEIGSGFRPMVVGDGINDSLALKAGVVGVAMGAGGADIALASADIVLIGSDLRRLGTCVRLSRQCRQTLQVNVIIGLGWTLAIVAFAAFGWLGAAGAMIAALLHNLSTLLVLGNAGRLLRFQEPLLKLKDEA; encoded by the coding sequence ATGACTGCCCAAACCGCCGCCGCACCGAGCATGTTGTCCTCGGCCGAGCAACGTAGCGCCGCGCGCCAACTGACTTTGGCGATGCTCGCTCTGGGCTTGCTGGGTCTCGGCCTGATCTGGCGTTGGGTATCGCCGGAGCAGACCGGAGTCAGTCAGTTGCTGCTGGGTTTCGCCTCGCTGCTGGTCGCCGTGCCGGTGATGCGATCGGCCTGGTACAGCTTGCGCTATCCGAGCTTGCACGGGATCACCGATCAACTGATTGCCCTGGCGATGCTCGGTGCCTGGGCCACGGGTGATCTGCTCACTGCAGCGTTGCTGCCGATCATCATGATCTTCGGCCACGTACTGGAAGAGCGCAGCGTGATCGGCTCGCAAGAGGCGATTCATGCCCTCGGCAAACTGACCCGCAGCCATGCGCGCAAGGTCCAGGCTGACGGCACTGTGATTGAAGTCGACAACGGCACGCTCAAGTCAGGCGACATTGTGGAAGTGCGTGCCGGTGACCGAGTGCCGGCGGATGGTCGGGTATTGTCCGGCCAGGCGAGCCTCGACACTGCATCGATTACCGGCGAGTCGGTGCCGCTGGAAGCAGTGGTTGGCATGAGCGTGTTCGGTGGCGCGATCAACCTCGATGGCCTGCTGCGCATTGAAGTGACCCGCACCGGCAACGAATCGACCCTCGGCAAAGTCATCGCGCTGATGCAAAGCGCTGAGCGTTCCAAACCGCCGATCACCCGATTGCTGGAGCGTTACGCCGGCAGCTACATGGTGCTGGTGTTGCTGCTCGCCGCCGTAACCTGGTTCATCACAAACGACGCCCAGGCAATGTTGGCGGTGTTGGTGGCGGCGTGTCCGTGTGCATTGGTGCTGTCGGCACCGGCCACGGCGATTGCTGGAGTCGCGGTAGCGGCACGTCACGGGATTCTGATTCGCAGCTCGGCGTTTCTCGAAGAACTGGCGGACCTGACGTCGCTGGTGGTAGATAAAACCGGGACGCTGACCTTCGGCACCTTGCGCCTGCAATCCATCGACAGTCCGTTGGAGGACCGTAGCCATGTGCTGAAACTGGCCGCCAGTCTTGGTTCTGCAAGCAGTCATCCGGTCAGTCGCGCGTTGGCGAGCCTGGTGACTCAGGAACATTTTCTGCGGCTCTCCGACATCCACGAACGCCAGGGTCTGGGCGTGGTGGCGATGACGGAGCAGGGCGAGGCAGCGCTCGGTCGCCCGGAATTGTTCGCGCAGTTGGGCATCGCTACTTCGGCCGTTCCAGAACACGACGGACCGATTGCCGGGCTGGCGCTGAACGGTGAGTTTCTCGCCTGGCTGTTGCTGGCGGACACCGTCAAACCAGAAGCCCGATTTGCCTTGAATGAATTGCGTGAGCTGGGCTTGGGTCGGCAGTTATTGCTCACGGGTGATCGGCAAAGTGTCGCGCACACATTGGCTCGCGACGTCGGTATCAGCGACGTCGAAGCCCAGGCCTTGCCCGAAGACAAACTCAATCGCGTGCTGACGGAAATCGGTAGCGGCTTCCGGCCGATGGTGGTGGGTGACGGCATCAACGATTCCCTCGCGCTGAAGGCCGGTGTTGTCGGCGTGGCGATGGGCGCTGGCGGGGCGGATATCGCGCTCGCATCAGCGGACATCGTGCTGATCGGCAGCGACCTGCGCCGCCTCGGGACGTGTGTACGGTTGAGCCGCCAGTGCCGCCAGACATTGCAGGTCAACGTGATCATCGGCCTGGGCTGGACCCTGGCGATCGTCGCCTTCGCGGCATTCGGTTGGCTCGGCGCGGCGGGGGCGATGATTGCCGCGTTGCTGCATAACCTGAGCACGTTGCTGGTGTTGGGGAACGCCGGCCGGTTGTTGCGGTTTCAGGAGCCTTTGCTCAAGTTGAAAGACGAGGCCTGA
- the cfaB gene encoding C17 cyclopropane fatty acid synthase CfaB produces the protein MLAQLPPALQNLQLPLRLRLWDGHEFNLGPTPSVTIVVKDPQMVSQLTHPSLDALGAAFVEGKLELEGSISDVIRVVDEWSQALLGDADSQPVRLVHDKETDAKAISYHYDLSNAFYQLWLDSDMAYSCAYFETGSETLEQAQQAKFRHLCRKLRLQPGDYLLDVGCGWGGLARYAAREFGAKVFGITLSKEQLALARERVKEEGLEDLIELQLLDYRDLPQDGRFDKVVSVGMFEHVGHANLAEYCKILFGAVKEGGLVMNHGITAKYTDGRPVGRGAGDFIEKYVFPNGELPHLSMISAQISEAGLEIVDVESLRLHYARTLDHWSERLEDNLEAAAKEVPQQALRIWRLYLAGCAYAFAKGWINLHQILAVKAHPDGSHELPWTRDDIYTP, from the coding sequence ATGCTCGCGCAACTTCCACCGGCCTTACAGAATCTGCAGCTACCGCTACGCCTGCGACTCTGGGACGGCCATGAATTCAATCTGGGGCCGACGCCCAGCGTCACTATTGTGGTCAAGGACCCACAAATGGTCAGTCAGTTGACCCACCCAAGCCTGGACGCACTGGGGGCAGCGTTTGTCGAAGGCAAGCTTGAGCTGGAAGGCTCAATCAGCGATGTGATCCGCGTCGTTGATGAGTGGAGCCAGGCATTGCTGGGTGACGCCGACAGTCAGCCGGTTCGTCTTGTCCACGACAAGGAAACCGACGCCAAAGCGATTTCCTACCACTACGACCTCTCCAACGCGTTTTATCAGCTGTGGCTCGACAGCGACATGGCGTATTCCTGCGCCTATTTCGAGACCGGCAGCGAAACGCTGGAGCAAGCCCAACAAGCCAAATTCCGTCATCTATGCCGCAAGTTGCGTCTGCAACCGGGCGACTATCTGCTGGATGTCGGTTGCGGCTGGGGTGGACTGGCGCGCTACGCGGCACGGGAGTTCGGCGCGAAGGTGTTCGGCATTACCCTGAGCAAAGAGCAACTGGCCCTGGCCCGTGAGCGGGTTAAAGAGGAAGGCTTGGAAGACCTGATTGAACTGCAACTGCTCGACTACCGCGATCTGCCTCAGGATGGGCGTTTCGACAAAGTAGTCAGTGTCGGCATGTTCGAACACGTCGGCCACGCGAACCTGGCCGAGTACTGCAAAATCCTGTTCGGCGCGGTGAAGGAGGGCGGCCTGGTGATGAACCACGGGATCACCGCCAAGTACACCGATGGCCGTCCCGTAGGACGCGGTGCCGGTGATTTCATCGAGAAGTACGTGTTCCCCAACGGCGAGCTGCCACACCTGTCGATGATCTCTGCGCAGATCAGCGAAGCAGGGCTGGAGATTGTCGATGTCGAGAGCCTGCGTCTGCACTATGCGCGCACCCTCGACCACTGGAGCGAACGCCTCGAAGACAATCTGGAAGCCGCCGCCAAAGAGGTACCGCAGCAAGCTTTGCGGATCTGGCGGCTGTACCTGGCCGGTTGCGCTTATGCCTTCGCCAAAGGCTGGATAAATCTGCACCAGATCCTCGCGGTGAAAGCCCATCCCGATGGCAGCCATGAACTGCCCTGGACTCGCGACGACATCTACACGCCTTAA